From a single Kitasatospora sp. NBC_00458 genomic region:
- a CDS encoding NAD(P)/FAD-dependent oxidoreductase → MDPVHALQDALPTPFWLDAPDRPRPLPALTGPTRCDLLVVGGGYAGLWTALIAKERDPSLDVVLVEGHEVGWAASGRNGGFCEASLTHGLGNGHQRWPGELTRLERLGAENLQAIEDTLTRHRIDCDWRRSGSMTVATEPHQLDELREYAALAARHGTGLTLLDTDAVRAEIDSPTFLGAAWDRDGVAMVDPARLAWGLKRACLDLGVRIHENTRALSLAESGSGVAVRTAYGRVLARRVALATNAFPSLLRRHRPYTVPVYDYALMTEPLTDEQLAAVGWRNRQGFADSANRFHYVRLSADNRILWGGFDAVYHYRGRVRAEHDQRPQTFATLARHFARTFPQLEGVRFTHAWGGAIDTCTRFSAFFDLSHHGRVAYTAGFTGLGVGATRFGAEVMLDLLAGTPTERTGLEMVRRKPLPFPPEPMRWAGIGLTKWSLARADERAGHRNLWLRSLDRLGLGFDS, encoded by the coding sequence ATGGACCCCGTCCACGCCCTCCAGGACGCCCTGCCCACTCCCTTCTGGCTGGACGCCCCCGACCGCCCCCGGCCGCTCCCCGCCCTGACCGGCCCCACCCGGTGCGACCTGCTGGTGGTCGGCGGCGGCTACGCCGGCCTCTGGACCGCCCTGATCGCCAAGGAGCGCGACCCCTCGCTCGACGTCGTCCTGGTCGAGGGGCACGAGGTCGGCTGGGCCGCGTCCGGGCGCAACGGCGGCTTCTGCGAGGCCAGCCTCACCCACGGCCTGGGCAACGGCCACCAGCGCTGGCCCGGCGAGCTCACCCGCCTGGAGCGCCTCGGCGCCGAGAACCTCCAGGCCATCGAGGACACCCTCACCCGCCACCGCATCGACTGCGACTGGCGGCGGTCCGGGTCGATGACCGTCGCGACCGAGCCGCACCAGCTCGACGAGCTGCGCGAGTACGCCGCCCTCGCCGCCCGCCACGGCACCGGCCTCACCCTGCTCGACACCGACGCCGTCCGCGCCGAGATCGACTCCCCGACCTTCCTCGGCGCCGCCTGGGACCGCGACGGCGTCGCCATGGTCGACCCGGCGCGCCTCGCCTGGGGACTCAAGCGGGCCTGCCTGGACCTCGGCGTGCGGATCCACGAGAACACCCGCGCCCTCTCCCTCGCCGAGTCCGGCTCCGGCGTCGCGGTGCGCACCGCGTACGGCCGGGTGCTCGCCCGGCGGGTCGCCCTCGCGACCAACGCCTTCCCGTCGCTCCTCCGGCGCCACCGCCCGTACACCGTGCCGGTCTACGACTACGCCCTGATGACCGAGCCGCTCACCGACGAGCAGCTCGCCGCCGTCGGCTGGCGCAACCGGCAGGGGTTCGCCGACTCCGCCAACCGGTTCCACTACGTCCGGCTCTCCGCCGACAACCGCATCCTGTGGGGCGGCTTCGACGCGGTGTACCACTACCGCGGGCGGGTGCGCGCCGAGCACGACCAGCGCCCGCAGACCTTCGCCACCCTCGCCCGGCACTTCGCCCGCACCTTCCCGCAGCTGGAGGGCGTGCGCTTCACCCACGCCTGGGGCGGCGCCATCGACACCTGCACCCGCTTCTCCGCCTTCTTCGACCTCTCCCACCACGGGCGGGTCGCGTACACCGCGGGCTTCACCGGCCTCGGCGTCGGCGCCACCCGCTTCGGGGCCGAGGTGATGCTCGACCTGCTGGCCGGGACGCCCACCGAGCGGACCGGACTGGAGATGGTGCGGCGCAAGCCGCTACCCTTCCCGCCCGAGCCGATGCGCTGGGCCGGCATCGGCCTGACCAAGTGGTCCCTGGCCAGGGCCGACGAGCGCGCGGGCCACCGCAACCTCTGGCTCAGGAGCCTGGACCGCCTCGGTCTGGGCTTCGACAGCTGA
- a CDS encoding cupin domain-containing protein, producing MTASFAVNIPDADLEVEPLDPAQIVSGTPQITGKVLRESADGRRIQGIWQITPGVVTDTEAEELFVVISGRATIEFENGPTLHVGPGDAAILHEGDRTTWTVHETLRKAYSITLSA from the coding sequence ATGACCGCCAGCTTCGCCGTGAACATCCCCGACGCCGACCTGGAGGTCGAGCCCCTCGACCCGGCGCAGATCGTCTCGGGCACCCCGCAGATCACCGGCAAGGTCCTCCGGGAGTCCGCCGACGGCCGCCGGATCCAGGGGATCTGGCAGATCACCCCCGGCGTCGTGACCGACACCGAGGCGGAGGAGCTGTTCGTGGTGATCAGCGGCCGGGCCACCATCGAGTTCGAGAACGGCCCGACCCTCCACGTCGGCCCCGGCGACGCCGCGATCCTCCACGAGGGCGACCGCACCACCTGGACGGTCCACGAGACGCTGCGCAAGGCGTACAGCATCACGCTCAGCGCCTGA
- a CDS encoding ABC transporter permease → MSTFALAARDSATMLRRNLLHVRRYPSLTLNLLLTPVMLLLLFVYVFGDTMSAGLGGGGRSAYVAYIVPGLLLMTVGSTVVGTAVSVSTDMSEGVIARFRTMAIHRPSVLVGHVAGSVLRSVAGVVLVGAVGVAVGFRSVGASALEWLAAFGLLVLFALALTWIAVGMGLVSPNAEAAGNSAMPLILLPLLSSAFVPVDSMPGWFQPVAEYQPFTPAIETLRGLLLGTGIGHSGWLALAWCLGLALLGYRWSTATFDRDPK, encoded by the coding sequence ATGAGCACCTTCGCCCTGGCCGCCCGCGACTCCGCCACCATGCTGCGGCGCAACCTCCTGCACGTGCGCCGCTACCCGTCCCTGACGCTCAACCTGCTGCTCACCCCGGTCATGCTGCTGCTGCTCTTCGTCTACGTCTTCGGTGACACGATGAGCGCCGGCCTCGGCGGGGGCGGCCGCTCCGCGTACGTGGCCTACATCGTTCCGGGGCTGTTGCTGATGACGGTCGGGAGCACCGTGGTCGGTACGGCGGTGTCGGTGTCCACGGACATGTCGGAGGGGGTGATCGCCCGTTTCCGGACCATGGCGATCCACCGTCCCTCGGTGCTCGTGGGGCACGTGGCGGGCAGTGTGCTGCGCTCGGTGGCGGGTGTGGTCCTGGTGGGCGCGGTCGGTGTGGCGGTCGGGTTCCGGTCCGTCGGTGCGAGCGCCCTGGAGTGGCTGGCGGCGTTCGGGCTGCTGGTGCTCTTCGCGCTGGCGCTCACCTGGATCGCCGTCGGCATGGGGCTGGTCAGTCCGAACGCCGAGGCGGCGGGCAACAGCGCGATGCCGCTGATCCTGCTGCCGCTGCTGTCCAGCGCGTTCGTCCCGGTCGACTCCATGCCGGGCTGGTTCCAGCCGGTCGCCGAGTACCAGCCGTTCACGCCCGCCATCGAGACCCTGCGCGGCCTGCTCCTGGGCACCGGGATCGGCCACAGCGGGTGGCTCGCCCTCGCCTGGTGCCTCGGCCTCGCACTCCTCGGCTACCGCTGGTCCACCGCCACCTTCGACCGCGACCCGAAGTAG
- a CDS encoding ATP-binding cassette domain-containing protein has protein sequence MTDLAIAANGLRKSYGDKTVLDGVDLAVPEGTIFSLLGPNGAGKTTVVKILSTLVTADAGTLRIGGHDPATDPRAVRAAIGVTGQFSAVDGLITGEENMLLMADLHHLSKREGRRVTAELLERFDLVDAAKKPASTYSGGMKRRLDIAMTLVGGPRIIFLDEPTTGLDPRSRHTMWGVIRGLVADGVTVLLTTQYLEEADELADRIAVLHNGTIAAEGTADELKRLVPGGHVRLRFTDPTAYRSAASALHDATRHDEALALQLPGDGSQRALRAVLDRLDSAGIEADELTVHTPDLDDVFFALTADTTPAAVPQQSTENAR, from the coding sequence ATGACCGACCTGGCCATCGCGGCGAACGGGCTGCGCAAGTCCTACGGCGACAAGACCGTTCTCGACGGCGTCGACCTGGCCGTTCCCGAAGGCACGATCTTCTCCCTGCTCGGTCCGAACGGCGCCGGCAAGACCACCGTCGTCAAGATCCTCTCCACCCTCGTCACCGCCGACGCCGGCACCCTGCGCATCGGCGGCCACGACCCGGCCACCGACCCCCGGGCGGTCCGCGCCGCGATCGGCGTCACCGGCCAGTTCTCCGCCGTCGACGGCCTGATCACCGGCGAGGAGAACATGCTCCTCATGGCGGACCTGCACCACCTGTCCAAGCGCGAGGGCCGGCGGGTGACCGCCGAACTCCTGGAGCGCTTCGACCTGGTGGACGCCGCGAAGAAGCCCGCCTCCACCTACTCCGGCGGCATGAAGCGCCGCCTGGACATCGCCATGACCCTGGTCGGCGGGCCGCGGATCATCTTCCTCGACGAGCCCACCACCGGCCTCGACCCCCGCTCCCGCCACACCATGTGGGGCGTCATCCGCGGACTCGTCGCCGACGGCGTCACCGTCCTCCTCACCACGCAGTACCTCGAAGAGGCCGACGAGCTCGCCGACCGCATCGCCGTCCTCCACAACGGCACGATCGCCGCCGAGGGCACCGCCGACGAACTCAAGCGGCTCGTCCCCGGCGGCCACGTCCGGCTCCGCTTCACCGACCCCACCGCCTACCGCTCCGCCGCCTCCGCCCTCCACGACGCCACCCGCCACGACGAGGCGCTCGCCCTGCAACTCCCCGGCGACGGCAGCCAGCGCGCTCTGCGCGCCGTCCTCGACCGGCTCGACTCGGCGGGCATCGAGGCGGACGAACTGACCGTCCACACCCCCGACCTCGACGACGTCTTCTTCGCCCTCACCGCCGACACCACCCCCGCCGCCGTCCCGCAGCAGAGCACGGAGAACGCCCGATGA
- a CDS encoding helix-turn-helix domain-containing protein → MPGGRLTQQERQQIAVGLADGLAYAEIARRLDRPTSTVTREVMRNGGPTTYRADLAHRATERRSHRRPQTSPRGAQTPPQAHGRDPEAVREYEELFTTVLMASGMPKMMSRVMSCLTLTDTGSLTASELAQRLQVSPASVSKAITFLDSQGLVRRERDERRRERYVVDDDIWYQSMMSAARSTAHIVDIARQGVGVLGPRTPAATRLENIARFLDYVAESTARAAEQAREILHSTTPAAPAPAPDDGDGAAAAQGDRDPEHGGAVRPVM, encoded by the coding sequence ATGCCGGGAGGCAGGCTCACCCAGCAGGAACGTCAGCAGATCGCGGTGGGACTGGCCGACGGCCTCGCCTACGCGGAGATCGCCCGACGCCTCGACCGCCCCACCTCGACCGTCACCCGCGAGGTCATGCGCAACGGCGGCCCCACCACCTACCGCGCCGACCTGGCCCACCGGGCCACCGAACGCCGCAGCCACCGGCGCCCGCAGACCTCGCCCCGGGGAGCGCAGACGCCCCCGCAGGCCCACGGGCGCGACCCCGAGGCGGTGCGCGAGTACGAGGAGCTCTTCACCACCGTCCTCATGGCGTCGGGCATGCCCAAGATGATGTCCCGGGTGATGTCCTGCCTCACCCTCACCGACACCGGCAGCCTCACGGCGTCCGAACTCGCCCAGCGCCTCCAGGTCAGCCCGGCGTCCGTCTCCAAGGCGATCACGTTCCTCGACAGCCAGGGACTCGTCCGCCGGGAACGCGACGAACGGCGGCGCGAGCGCTACGTCGTCGACGACGACATCTGGTACCAGTCGATGATGTCCGCCGCCCGCTCCACCGCCCACATCGTCGACATCGCGCGACAGGGCGTCGGGGTCCTCGGCCCCCGGACCCCGGCCGCCACCCGCCTGGAGAACATCGCCCGCTTCCTCGACTACGTCGCCGAGAGCACCGCCCGCGCCGCCGAACAGGCCCGCGAGATCCTCCACTCCACGACCCCCGCGGCACCGGCACCGGCACCGGACGACGGTGACGGCGCCGCCGCCGCACAGGGGGACCGCGACCCGGAGCACGGCGGAGCCGTCCGGCCGGTCATGTGA
- a CDS encoding transposase codes for MRGGFTGRVHPSADGRCRPLSPVVAPGQRADCTQFEPVPERIRVPRTGPGGPRRTPGSVAADKACGNGPCRAHLRRRGIRHTIPEKAGSQAARLREGSRGGCPPAFDEKRYRKRNTVERAVDELKHARAVATRYDEHGYDEHGYDRRGYVWLGTVTAAAPVVRLRT; via the coding sequence GTGCGGGGCGGGTTCACCGGCAGGGTCCACCCGAGCGCGGACGGCCGGTGCCGCCCGCTGTCCCCGGTCGTCGCGCCGGGGCAGCGGGCGGACTGCACGCAGTTCGAGCCGGTACCGGAGAGGATCCGTGTCCCGCGGACAGGGCCGGGCGGGCCACGGAGGACGCCCGGCAGCGTGGCCGCCGACAAGGCCTGCGGCAACGGCCCGTGCCGCGCCCACCTGCGCAGGCGCGGCATCCGGCACACGATCCCGGAGAAGGCGGGCAGTCAGGCCGCCCGCCTGCGCGAAGGCTCACGCGGCGGGTGCCCGCCGGCCTTCGATGAGAAGCGGTACAGGAAGCGCAACACCGTCGAACGGGCCGTCGACGAGCTCAAGCACGCCCGAGCGGTCGCAACCCGGTACGACGAACACGGGTACGACGAGCACGGGTACGACAGGCGCGGATACGTCTGGCTCGGCACCGTCACCGCAGCCGCTCCCGTCGTCCGGCTCCGCACATGA
- a CDS encoding cytochrome P450, translated as MTTASTAPVLPVPARHSGGCPFGPPPAYAEAAATGPVTRAELPDGDLCWLVTGFAEVRTVLSDRRFSADIRHPAFPLLIAGARELITDNPDFLRLDDPEHARQRRMLTGEFLVKRVEALRPEIQRIVDGALDRMTAGRTTADLVTDFALPVPSLVICLLLGVPYEDHDRFQSLSRTMLSQESTVEQLREAQEGVLDYLRDLTARKREQPEDDVLSRLAARDDLTPDEAAAMGVLLLVAGHETTASMIALSTALLLEHPEQIPGLADPATLPGAVEELLRLLTIVHTGLPRVALEDVELGGVTVRAGEGVMAMLSTANRDEAVFGGAGHRATDELDLDRDARRHLAFGFGVHQCLGQPLARAELQIALETLFRRLPGLRLAGERGFRTESFIYGMRSLPVTW; from the coding sequence TTGACCACCGCATCCACCGCCCCCGTCCTCCCGGTGCCGGCCCGGCACTCCGGCGGCTGCCCGTTCGGCCCGCCGCCCGCGTACGCCGAGGCCGCCGCCACCGGGCCGGTGACCAGGGCCGAGCTGCCCGACGGCGACCTCTGCTGGCTGGTCACCGGCTTCGCCGAGGTGCGCACCGTGCTGTCCGACCGCCGGTTCAGTGCCGACATACGCCACCCGGCCTTCCCGCTGCTGATCGCCGGCGCTCGCGAGCTGATCACCGACAATCCGGACTTCCTGCGGCTCGACGACCCCGAGCACGCCCGCCAGCGCCGCATGCTCACCGGGGAATTCCTGGTCAAGCGGGTGGAGGCGCTGCGCCCGGAGATCCAGCGGATCGTGGACGGGGCACTGGACCGGATGACCGCCGGCCGGACCACGGCCGACCTGGTCACCGACTTCGCGCTGCCGGTGCCCTCGCTGGTGATCTGCCTGCTGCTCGGTGTGCCGTACGAGGACCACGACCGCTTCCAGAGCCTGAGCCGCACGATGCTCAGCCAGGAGAGCACCGTGGAGCAGCTCCGGGAGGCCCAGGAAGGGGTCCTGGACTACCTGCGCGACCTGACGGCCCGCAAGCGCGAACAGCCGGAGGACGACGTCCTCAGCCGGCTCGCGGCGCGGGACGACCTGACCCCGGACGAAGCGGCCGCCATGGGCGTGCTGCTGCTGGTCGCCGGGCACGAGACGACCGCGAGCATGATCGCGCTGTCGACCGCGCTGCTGCTGGAGCACCCCGAGCAGATCCCCGGCCTGGCCGACCCGGCCACCCTGCCGGGCGCGGTGGAGGAGCTGTTGCGGCTGCTGACCATCGTGCACACCGGCCTGCCCCGGGTGGCGCTGGAGGACGTGGAGCTGGGCGGCGTCACCGTCCGGGCCGGGGAGGGCGTGATGGCGATGCTCTCCACCGCCAACCGGGACGAGGCGGTGTTCGGCGGCGCCGGCCATCGGGCGACGGACGAGCTGGACCTGGACCGGGACGCCCGGCGGCACCTGGCGTTCGGCTTCGGCGTGCACCAGTGCCTGGGCCAGCCGCTGGCCCGCGCCGAACTCCAGATCGCCCTGGAGACGCTGTTCCGCCGGCTGCCGGGGCTGCGGCTGGCCGGCGAGCGCGGGTTCCGTACCGAGTCGTTCATCTACGGGATGCGGTCACTGCCCGTGACCTGGTGA
- a CDS encoding ferredoxin, whose translation MQVSVDRDRCCSSGMCVMNAPAVFEQDDRDSLVMLRQTDVLPEQFDDVILASELCPGRAITVTGDEPARTGA comes from the coding sequence ATGCAGGTGAGCGTCGACAGGGACCGTTGCTGCAGCTCCGGCATGTGCGTGATGAACGCCCCCGCGGTCTTCGAACAGGACGACCGGGACAGTCTCGTGATGCTCCGTCAGACCGACGTGCTGCCCGAGCAGTTCGACGACGTCATTCTCGCCTCCGAGCTCTGCCCGGGCCGGGCGATCACCGTCACCGGGGACGAGCCCGCGCGGACCGGGGCCTGA
- a CDS encoding methyltransferase domain-containing protein, protein MSETDEAIHDLLVDSAPPPPDGRVADLGCGRGPTLAAFARRFPAARLIGLDVSATDVGAARAALADHPGGADLRVADLSEPLPLADGSVDSVVSYNVLECLADPAALLREVARVLRPGGRAVMAHVDFDSLMIAGAPRELDRRICHAFTDDQQPWMEHVDGRIGRKLPGLLATSPLVVERVVPLVTASTELTGHAARRIGHIREAVTSAAAEGRAPVSPAEVTEWDAAVRRAAAEGRFYFAETAVAVIARTAA, encoded by the coding sequence GTGTCCGAGACCGATGAGGCCATCCACGACCTGCTGGTGGATTCCGCGCCACCGCCCCCGGACGGCCGGGTGGCGGATCTGGGCTGCGGACGGGGGCCCACCCTCGCGGCCTTCGCCCGCCGGTTCCCCGCCGCCCGACTGATCGGGTTGGACGTCTCGGCGACCGATGTCGGGGCCGCCCGGGCCGCACTCGCCGACCACCCCGGCGGCGCCGACCTGCGGGTCGCCGACCTGTCCGAGCCGCTCCCCCTGGCGGACGGCAGCGTCGACTCGGTGGTCTCGTACAACGTCCTGGAGTGCCTGGCGGATCCGGCCGCGCTCCTCCGCGAGGTGGCGCGGGTCCTACGGCCGGGCGGACGCGCGGTGATGGCCCACGTCGACTTCGACTCCCTGATGATCGCGGGAGCGCCCCGCGAGCTGGACCGCCGGATCTGCCACGCCTTCACCGACGACCAGCAGCCGTGGATGGAGCACGTCGACGGCCGGATCGGACGGAAACTCCCCGGCCTGCTGGCGACTTCACCGCTGGTGGTCGAGCGCGTGGTCCCGCTGGTGACGGCCTCGACCGAGCTGACCGGTCACGCCGCCCGCCGGATCGGGCACATCCGCGAGGCGGTCACCTCGGCCGCGGCCGAGGGCCGCGCCCCGGTCTCCCCCGCGGAGGTCACGGAGTGGGACGCCGCCGTCCGCCGGGCGGCCGCCGAGGGACGGTTCTACTTCGCCGAGACGGCCGTCGCCGTCATCGCCCGGACGGCGGCCTGA
- a CDS encoding alpha/beta fold hydrolase encodes MSGTRGSRGPRGSREPQGPPQREAGRQHRPAGTATPGFTWEASDGCALRATRFGSGPAVLLLHGGGPDHHSLLPLAVRLADAFTVLLPDLRGYGRSVCRDPELHTWSRYTADALELADRHSPEPVAVVGTGLGATIGLRAALARPDRVGAVAVIGAEEIEDDTAKAAETAFLDAFAARILTDGPAAAWEPALAGMPPLIGAMVRDAIPRSDPASTAAACAIGRDRAFRDVHDLAPVTAPVLVVPGGDPRHPVATARAMVEALPRGELAPVALGPDWHTADDLATGVLPALRPFLLRHAAPSAP; translated from the coding sequence ATGAGCGGCACACGGGGGTCACGGGGACCACGGGGATCACGGGAACCGCAGGGACCGCCGCAGCGGGAAGCGGGCCGGCAGCACCGCCCGGCCGGCACCGCGACCCCCGGCTTCACCTGGGAGGCCTCGGACGGCTGTGCGCTGCGGGCGACCCGGTTCGGCAGCGGCCCCGCCGTCCTCCTGCTGCACGGCGGCGGCCCGGACCACCACAGCCTGCTCCCCCTCGCCGTCCGGCTGGCCGACGCCTTCACCGTCCTGCTGCCCGACCTGCGCGGCTACGGGCGCTCCGTCTGCCGGGATCCGGAGCTCCACACGTGGAGCCGCTACACCGCCGACGCCCTCGAACTGGCCGACCGTCACAGCCCCGAGCCGGTCGCCGTCGTCGGCACCGGGCTGGGTGCGACCATCGGCCTGCGGGCGGCCCTCGCCCGGCCCGACCGGGTCGGGGCGGTCGCCGTCATCGGCGCCGAGGAGATCGAGGACGACACCGCGAAGGCGGCCGAGACCGCGTTCCTGGACGCCTTCGCCGCCCGCATCCTGACGGACGGTCCGGCCGCCGCCTGGGAGCCCGCCCTCGCGGGCATGCCGCCGCTGATCGGTGCGATGGTCCGCGACGCGATCCCCCGCAGCGACCCGGCCAGCACCGCCGCGGCCTGCGCGATCGGCCGCGACCGGGCCTTCCGCGACGTCCACGACCTCGCCCCGGTCACCGCTCCCGTCCTGGTGGTCCCCGGCGGCGACCCCCGTCATCCGGTGGCAACCGCCCGCGCGATGGTCGAGGCCCTTCCGCGCGGCGAGCTGGCTCCGGTCGCCCTCGGTCCCGACTGGCACACCGCCGACGACCTCGCCACCGGCGTCCTGCCCGCGCTGCGCCCCTTCCTGCTGCGCCACGCCGCGCCGTCCGCGCCGTGA
- a CDS encoding nuclear transport factor 2 family protein, with product MADFDAVADAFVRHYYGTFDGGSAARSKLTELYRPESLLTWESRRVQGATGIAAALARPELAAVKHRISTVDAQPTPGGGVLVTVVGTIAVGSAFDKPMLFSEVFALQPVPDGEEGDYFVRNQIARLILG from the coding sequence ATGGCTGACTTCGACGCGGTGGCCGACGCCTTCGTCCGGCACTACTACGGCACCTTCGACGGCGGCAGCGCGGCCCGGAGCAAGCTCACGGAGCTCTACCGGCCCGAGTCACTGCTCACCTGGGAGAGCCGGCGGGTGCAGGGCGCGACCGGTATCGCGGCGGCTCTCGCCCGGCCCGAACTGGCCGCCGTCAAGCACCGCATCAGCACCGTCGACGCCCAGCCGACCCCCGGCGGCGGCGTCCTGGTGACGGTGGTCGGCACGATCGCGGTCGGCAGCGCCTTCGACAAGCCGATGCTGTTCAGCGAGGTGTTCGCCCTCCAGCCGGTCCCGGACGGCGAGGAGGGCGACTACTTCGTCCGCAACCAGATCGCCCGCCTCATCCTCGGCTGA
- a CDS encoding TetR/AcrR family transcriptional regulator: MARRNDERRAALVDAAIEVLAREGARGLTFRAVDTEAAVPVGTASNYFANRDDLLTQASARVYERLRPDDAAVARQQAGATDRESYAASMHELVDRVSSFRTGYLALLELRLEATRRPGLRTILTERVRADLDANIAYHLASGLPGDETTVRLLYLTFNWLIVEQLTLPDVLSEAERHALVNAAVDRLVTD; the protein is encoded by the coding sequence ATGGCGCGCAGGAACGACGAGCGACGAGCGGCCCTCGTCGACGCCGCGATCGAGGTCCTGGCGCGGGAGGGCGCGCGCGGACTGACCTTCCGAGCGGTCGACACCGAGGCCGCCGTACCCGTCGGCACCGCGTCCAACTACTTCGCCAACCGCGACGACCTCCTCACCCAGGCCAGCGCCCGGGTGTACGAGCGCCTCCGCCCCGACGACGCCGCCGTCGCCCGCCAGCAGGCCGGCGCGACGGACCGGGAGTCGTACGCGGCCTCGATGCACGAACTCGTCGACCGCGTCAGCTCGTTCCGCACCGGCTACCTGGCCCTGCTCGAACTCCGGCTGGAAGCCACCCGGCGCCCCGGCCTGCGCACGATCCTGACCGAGCGGGTCCGCGCCGACCTCGACGCGAACATCGCCTACCACCTCGCCTCCGGCCTGCCCGGCGACGAGACCACCGTCCGGCTGCTCTACCTGACGTTCAACTGGCTGATCGTGGAGCAGCTCACCCTGCCCGACGTCCTCTCGGAGGCCGAACGCCACGCACTCGTCAACGCCGCGGTCGACCGCCTCGTGACGGACTGA
- a CDS encoding matrixin family metalloprotease produces the protein MMNFRQTALRLGHSESPLSLREVCRSQGVSSLRGLAEKAGFETVFGTCGVPDRISSPIDVRTFGSPNGRWPKRVLTVSVDPTGANLAPATVVATVTAAFGAWQSALAGFFTFRPVSTGGDVRGAFVTPLADARFGAPGGTLATGAGPPVGTLNLDLAETWTATSLLNTTVHEIGHLLGLAHSNSPASVMYPTIRSTAVVDAESINAILSLYGWSGQESLGDRATSDRPALAVTRGVGLDATTDILHMVWKGSRDDSNLYESELGPGGWSPQSGITGDFGSSHSPALAAVPRGDGLSTGILMA, from the coding sequence ATGATGAACTTTCGGCAGACGGCCCTCCGGCTCGGTCATTCGGAGAGCCCCCTGAGTCTGCGAGAGGTCTGCCGGTCGCAGGGAGTCTCCTCGCTGAGGGGACTCGCCGAGAAGGCCGGCTTCGAGACCGTCTTCGGTACGTGCGGGGTTCCGGACCGGATCAGCTCACCGATCGACGTCCGGACCTTCGGTTCGCCGAACGGCCGCTGGCCGAAGCGGGTGCTCACCGTCTCCGTCGATCCCACGGGGGCGAATCTGGCGCCCGCCACCGTCGTCGCCACCGTCACAGCCGCGTTCGGCGCCTGGCAGAGCGCGCTCGCCGGCTTCTTCACGTTCAGGCCGGTGAGTACGGGCGGAGACGTCCGCGGCGCTTTCGTGACACCACTCGCCGACGCCCGGTTCGGAGCTCCCGGCGGGACCCTGGCCACCGGCGCCGGGCCACCGGTGGGCACTCTGAACCTCGACCTCGCGGAGACCTGGACGGCGACCTCCCTGCTGAACACCACGGTGCACGAGATCGGTCACCTGCTGGGGCTGGCGCACTCGAACAGCCCGGCCTCGGTCATGTACCCCACGATCCGCAGCACTGCGGTGGTGGACGCGGAGAGCATCAACGCGATCCTCAGCCTCTACGGGTGGTCCGGCCAGGAGTCGCTCGGGGACCGGGCGACCTCGGACCGTCCCGCTCTGGCCGTGACCAGGGGTGTGGGGCTCGACGCCACGACCGACATCCTGCACATGGTGTGGAAGGGAAGCCGCGACGACTCGAACCTCTACGAATCGGAGCTGGGGCCGGGTGGCTGGAGCCCGCAGAGCGGAATCACCGGGGACTTCGGCTCCTCGCACAGTCCGGCGCTCGCCGCGGTCCCGAGGGGTGACGGGCTGTCCACGGGGATCCTGATGGCGTGA
- a CDS encoding DUF1877 family protein — MSINGRYLRLSPRQLQRAATEPDWAREWVAELDEDEEEDGAADRGRLHETGSAGAVLELLLRRHDFPVDVVHGEEELTAAGDWGYGPPRCLTPEQVGTADEAFAALPPGTLVDGIAPAELAAAVPLPAGWTAEDVLHLASGHYRALADFLHTAARYRHAVLVWSE, encoded by the coding sequence ATGAGCATCAACGGCCGATATCTCCGGTTGAGCCCACGCCAGTTGCAGCGGGCGGCGACGGAACCCGACTGGGCGCGGGAGTGGGTCGCCGAACTGGACGAGGACGAGGAGGAGGACGGCGCGGCCGACCGGGGGCGACTGCACGAGACCGGATCCGCCGGGGCCGTACTCGAACTCCTGCTCCGCCGGCACGACTTCCCCGTCGACGTCGTCCACGGGGAGGAGGAGCTCACCGCCGCCGGGGACTGGGGCTACGGCCCGCCGCGCTGCCTCACTCCGGAGCAGGTCGGCACCGCCGACGAGGCGTTCGCGGCGCTGCCTCCCGGCACGCTCGTCGACGGGATCGCCCCGGCCGAGCTCGCCGCCGCCGTCCCGCTGCCCGCCGGCTGGACGGCCGAGGACGTCCTCCACCTGGCGTCCGGCCACTACCGCGCCCTCGCCGACTTCCTCCACACCGCGGCCCGCTACCGGCACGCGGTGCTCGTCTGGTCCGAGTAG